Proteins co-encoded in one Marmota flaviventris isolate mMarFla1 chromosome 9, mMarFla1.hap1, whole genome shotgun sequence genomic window:
- the LOC114099825 gene encoding LOW QUALITY PROTEIN: glycine N-phenylacetyltransferase-like (The sequence of the model RefSeq protein was modified relative to this genomic sequence to represent the inferred CDS: substituted 1 base at 1 genomic stop codon) encodes MFPLQSPQMLQMLEKSLRKSLPESLKVYGTVFHINQGNPFKLKALVDKWPDFNTVVVRPQEQDMTDDLDHYTNIYQIXSKELKSCQESLALSDVINWKQHLQIQSSQSSLDEVIQSLAAANSVQVKRTQCILYMMPQTARKLVPFLVDMKNLRPESGGPQIKNQEMFKLSSLDITHAALVNKFWHFGGNERSQRFIECCILAFPSSCLLGPEGTPVSWALMDHTGEMRMAATVPEYRAQGLVSYIIYTQTQVQEKLGFPVYNHTEKANKIIQKMSQSLHHVPMPCDWNQWNCAPLKLAFNRS; translated from the exons ATGTTTCCTTTGCAAAGTCCACAGATGCTGCAGATGCTAGAGAAGTCCTTAAGGAAGAGCCTCCCCGAGTCCTTAAAG GTCTATGGAACTGTCTTCCACATAAACCAGGGGAACCCATTCAAGCTAAAGGCCCTGGTGGACAAATGGCCAGATTTTAACACAGTAGTTGTGCGCCCTCAGGAGCAG GACATGACAGATGACCTTGATCACTACACCAACATCTATCAAATCTAGTCTAAGGAGCTCAAGAGCTGTCAAGAATCTCTTGCCTTATCAGATGTCATTAACTGGAAACAACATTTGCAGATCCAAA gTTCACAGTCCAGCTTGGATGAGGTGATACAAAGTCTTGCTGCTGCTAACTCGGTCCAGGTCAAGAGAACACAGTGCATTCTGTACATGATGCCTCAGACAGCAAGGAAACTGGTGCCTTTCCTGGTGGATATGAAGAACTTACGTCCTGAATCTGGGGGACCCCAGATCAA GAACCAAGAGATGTTTAAACTCTCATCGCTGGATATTACGCATGCTGCTTTGGTGAATAAATTCTGGCATTTTGGTGgcaatgaaagaagccagagatTCATTGAGTGCTGTATCCTGGCCTTCCCCAGCTCCTGTCTTCTGGGGCCTGAAGGGACCCCTGTGTCATGGGCTCTAATGGACCACACTGGGGAGATGCGAATGGCAGCCACTGTGCCTGAGTACCGGGCCCAAGGCCTTGTCTCCTATATAATATATACTCAGACCCAGGTTCAAGAGAAGCTTGGCTTCCCTGTGTATAACCATACGGAGAAAGCCAACAAAATCATACAGAAAATGAGTCAAAGTCTGCATCATGTCCCCATGCCCTGTGACTGGAACCAGTGGAACTGTGCACCTCTGAAGCTGGCCTTCAACAGAAGCTAG